The following are encoded in a window of Candidatus Eremiobacteraceae bacterium genomic DNA:
- a CDS encoding response regulator transcription factor, whose translation MERVRIAVIEQQALFRKSLCQLLAKDERFNVIPECIEQGDVARIAGTKPDLVLFDVDFHKGDPVDAVKFLREAHPSVKICLLSMHAQQDLLARSLIFGVEGYVIKDIGPSDLTRALLMIHSGDVYVDPRLAGNMLRRLSTRRYRSDPTELSERETDVIRLIALGLSNKQISEKLFLSEKTVKNHISRIFSKLNVTARTQAAIHAIKNGIV comes from the coding sequence ATGGAACGAGTGCGCATAGCTGTCATTGAGCAACAGGCCCTTTTCCGCAAATCCCTGTGCCAGTTACTCGCCAAGGACGAGCGCTTCAACGTCATCCCCGAGTGCATCGAGCAAGGTGACGTCGCGCGCATCGCCGGCACGAAACCCGATCTCGTGCTCTTCGACGTCGACTTCCACAAAGGCGATCCCGTCGACGCCGTCAAGTTCTTGCGCGAGGCGCATCCGAGCGTCAAGATCTGCCTGCTTTCCATGCACGCGCAGCAAGATCTGCTCGCGCGCAGCCTCATCTTCGGCGTCGAGGGCTACGTCATCAAAGACATCGGCCCGTCGGATCTGACCCGCGCATTGCTCATGATCCACTCGGGTGACGTCTATGTCGATCCCCGTCTGGCGGGCAACATGCTGCGTCGCTTGAGCACGCGCCGCTATCGCAGCGACCCGACGGAACTTTCCGAGCGCGAGACGGACGTCATCCGGCTCATCGCCCTCGGCCTCTCGAACAAGCAGATCTCGGAGAAGCTGTTCTTGAGCGAGAAGACGGTCAAGAACCACATCAGCCGGATCTTCTCGAAGCTCAACGTGACGGCACGCACGCAAGCTGCCATCCACGCGATCAAGAACGGCATCGTCTAA
- a CDS encoding LuxR C-terminal-related transcriptional regulator: protein MNADPEDSLNTEPIESALLGHAQSRQMPGIMILDDGDALILANGRSSEMLREVAAHADDDLEPRQIPRVLAGLLPQLRARLRDRHDTTAAALLTVDLCVRACHISGPRGRHLLLVLERVQRRDAVAANIEKFALSPRECDVVMLVLYGYSNRRIADQLVLTEYTIEDHLKRVFAKIGVKSRTALAAKILGWRDS, encoded by the coding sequence TTGAACGCTGACCCGGAAGACAGCTTGAACACCGAACCGATCGAATCGGCGCTGCTCGGCCACGCGCAAAGCCGACAGATGCCCGGCATCATGATCCTCGACGACGGCGATGCGCTGATCCTCGCGAACGGACGCTCGTCGGAGATGCTCCGCGAAGTCGCGGCGCACGCCGACGACGACCTGGAGCCGAGACAGATCCCGCGCGTCCTCGCCGGCCTGCTGCCGCAACTGCGCGCGCGTCTTCGCGATCGCCACGATACGACCGCGGCCGCGCTGCTCACCGTCGATCTTTGCGTGCGGGCGTGCCACATCTCCGGTCCTCGCGGGCGCCATCTCTTGCTCGTCCTCGAACGCGTACAGCGACGCGATGCGGTCGCGGCGAACATCGAGAAGTTCGCGCTGTCGCCGCGCGAGTGCGACGTCGTCATGCTCGTCCTCTACGGCTATTCGAATCGGCGCATCGCGGACCAGCTCGTCCTCACCGAGTACACGATCGAAGACCACCTCAAGCGCGTGTTCGCGAAGATCGGCGTCAAGAGTAGGACGGCGCTCGCCGCGAAGATCCTCGGCTGGCGAGACAGCTGA